The following is a genomic window from uncultured Propionivibrio sp..
CAACCCCGACATTGACGCACAGGCCGATGATCGCCACCACCGTCACCGCCTCGCCATGGATCGCGGTCGGCGCAAGCAAACGATCGATCGCCGCCATCGAAATGCCGACCACCACGACCGCCATGAACAGCACGTTCAACAAAGCCGCCAGTGTTTCGACACGGCCAAGGCCGTAGGTATGACGACGGGATGGCGGGCGCTGCGCCAGGCGCGCGGCGATGGCTGCCAGCGCCAGCGACGCACTGTCGGTCAACATGTGTCCGGCATCGCCGAGCAGCGCCAATGACCCCGACCAGAAGCCGGCCAGCACCTCGACACCGGCAAAGCCCAGGGTCAAGGCCAGCGCCCAAACCAGACGCGGACCGGCCGCGTGAGCATGATGGGCGTGATCATGCGAATGAGAATGGCCGTGCGAATGGTCATGGGCTTGACCGTGGGCGTGCCCATGCGAATGTAGGGAGTGATCGCTCATAGTCCGACCATTATACCGTTGCGTCCGCCACGGCCCGGACGCCCCTCAGTCCGGCACCGCCGCGTCCGTCAAGCGCGTCACGCCTGGCTGCGCGCACAGCGCGGCCCAAGTCGTGGCATCGCCGTGAAGAAGCGAGAACACCCCGGACCGCAGTCCGGCACGCGCGCTCAACTCGGCCAGTGCCACCATGACGGACGGCGCCTGCGATGATGACAAAACGATAACACAACCGTCCGCCCGCAGAATCGGCAGCGCGGCACGCAACGCGCCCGACACAGGCGCGGCCGCCTCCGGTCCGATGATGGCAAGGCAACGCGGCCCGGCATTGAACGCGTCACGCAGACACGTGGCCACCGCGGTTACTTCGGCCGCCGCCACTTCCGCCGGCCAGCCCGAATCCTCCTGCAGCAAACCCGTCAAATGCCCGTGATAGCGCTCGACCAGATCGGCCCATGCGCGCCAGACCGCCTCCGGCGAGGACGTTCCATCGACGGTTTCCGCCAGGGCATTGCGCGCCGACGCGCAGGCACGCACGACTTCGGTCGAGCCGCACACCGGAAACCGCCGCACCGGCACGCCCGACGCCGCACGGGGCAACACGCCGTATTGCCGGCACACGCTCAGATAGGCATGGCCATCGATCCAGAGCGGCAAGACGGGCAACGCGGCAACATCGCCCTCGGAAATCCTCAATTCAGTCATTACATCCGCCAATGTCATTCCACATGATGATAAGATACTGCACAATTCGCGGCGCAGTCCTTGCAAGCGGCCGGTCGTTGCGCCGAATAGTATGCCGGCTCGAACCGAAACGAAAGATCAGACAGGAATCATGGCAACTCCCTCCGAAGCCAAGGGTTCAATTCAGGTCATCGAACGCATGATGTCGCTGCTCGACGTCCTCGCCGAGACGAACGATGCGGCAACCCTAAAGACACTCTCGCAGGCCACCGGCCTGCACCCCTCGACCGCCCATCGCATTCTCGCCGTGATGGCGCACGCTCGCCTGGTCGAGCGACAGGAAAACAGCACCTATGCCCTCGGCATCCGCCTGCTGGAACTCGGCAACATCGTCAAGTCACGCATCAGCATTGGCGCCGTCGCACGCCCGTTCATGCAGGAACTGCACAACCAGATCGGCGAAGCCGTCAACCTAGGCATCCGCGACCAGGACGACATCGTCTACGTCGAGCGCACCTCAAGCGGGCGCTCACTGGTCCGCGTCGTTTACCTCGTTGGCGGACGCGCGCCGCTGCACCTGACCTCGCTCGGAAAACTGTTCCTGGCCTCGGACACTCCGACGGAGGTTCGCGCCTACGCCAAGCGCACCGGACTGCCGGGCAAGACTGCGCACTCGCTGACGCGAATCGAAATGCTCGAGGCAGAATTGGCGACCATCCGGCAAACCGCGATCGCCTACGACATGGAGGAAGCGGAAATCGGACTGCGCTGTGTCGCCACGCCGATCCTCGATGATGAGGGCAAGATCGTCGCCGGCCTGTCGGTCTCGGCACCGACGGATCGCCATCGGGACACTTGGGTGGCACAGATCAAGCAAACCGCCGAAGAAATTTCGCGCGCGCTCGGTTATAGACCGACAGCACATCGCTAAAACAAAAATGCCGCGGACAACGCGGCATTTTTTTGCTTGCAAGAACCTGAAACTCGTCAGCCCGGCGCCTTGCCATCGCCGCGAACCGCAGCGTGCGTCTGCGACTTGTGCGAGGCCTGCGCGCTCTCCATCCAGCGTTTGATCCGGTTGGCATCGCCAACGCGTGTCATCTTTCCGGCAGAATCGAGCAACACGATGACCACGGGTTTTTCAGCCACCCGGGCTTGCATGACGAGGCACTTGCCGGCTTCGTGGATGTAACCGGTTTTCGACAAACCGACATCCCAGGCAGGACTTTTCACCAGCGGGTTGGTATTGCGAAACGTCTGTTCGCGCCCGCTCACCTCGACGACCGCCTCGGAAGTCGTCGACCACTCCCGGATCAACGGATAGTGATGAGCCGCCGTCACCATGCGCGCCAGATCATGCGCCGTAGACACGTTGTTGCTGCTCAGGCCGGTCGGATCCTCAAAGCGCGTGTGCGTCATTCCAAGCGACTGGGCCTTGGCGTTCATCGCCGCGATAAATGCCGACAAGCCGCCGGGATAGTGGCGCGCCAGCGCATGCGCGGCACGATTTTCCGACGACATCAGAGCAAGCAGCAATGCTGTTTCGCGACTGAGAACCGAGCCCACATGCAAGCGCGAGCGACTACCGCGCAAGGTGTCGACATCCTCTTCGGAAATGGCGACCGGTCCCTGCAGGTTCGGCTGGCTGTCCAGCACGACCATGGCCGTCATCAACTTCGTGATCGAAGCGATCGGCGCGACCACATCGGCATTTTTCTGGAACAGGGGATCGCCGACGCGTTGATCGAGCACCAGCGCCGACGCCGAATAGAGCGCCAATTTCTGCGCTTCGCGCCAGGTATCGGCAGACTGGAGCC
Proteins encoded in this region:
- a CDS encoding aldehyde dehydrogenase family protein encodes the protein MTELRISEGDVAALPVLPLWIDGHAYLSVCRQYGVLPRAASGVPVRRFPVCGSTEVVRACASARNALAETVDGTSSPEAVWRAWADLVERYHGHLTGLLQEDSGWPAEVAAAEVTAVATCLRDAFNAGPRCLAIIGPEAAAPVSGALRAALPILRADGCVIVLSSSQAPSVMVALAELSARAGLRSGVFSLLHGDATTWAALCAQPGVTRLTDAAVPD
- a CDS encoding IclR family transcriptional regulator, with the protein product MATPSEAKGSIQVIERMMSLLDVLAETNDAATLKTLSQATGLHPSTAHRILAVMAHARLVERQENSTYALGIRLLELGNIVKSRISIGAVARPFMQELHNQIGEAVNLGIRDQDDIVYVERTSSGRSLVRVVYLVGGRAPLHLTSLGKLFLASDTPTEVRAYAKRTGLPGKTAHSLTRIEMLEAELATIRQTAIAYDMEEAEIGLRCVATPILDDEGKIVAGLSVSAPTDRHRDTWVAQIKQTAEEISRALGYRPTAHR
- the pbpG gene encoding D-alanyl-D-alanine endopeptidase; amino-acid sequence: MRFLLKAVTVLAVVMASGLAGANSSATLDKSKAKTAAPKATSHAQKTVAAKPVKQSTVVARKGHAAAQLAAGKARGLQSADTWREAQKLALYSASALVLDQRVGDPLFQKNADVVAPIASITKLMTAMVVLDSQPNLQGPVAISEEDVDTLRGSRSRLHVGSVLSRETALLLALMSSENRAAHALARHYPGGLSAFIAAMNAKAQSLGMTHTRFEDPTGLSSNNVSTAHDLARMVTAAHHYPLIREWSTTSEAVVEVSGREQTFRNTNPLVKSPAWDVGLSKTGYIHEAGKCLVMQARVAEKPVVIVLLDSAGKMTRVGDANRIKRWMESAQASHKSQTHAAVRGDGKAPG